The following coding sequences lie in one Rutidosis leptorrhynchoides isolate AG116_Rl617_1_P2 chromosome 4, CSIRO_AGI_Rlap_v1, whole genome shotgun sequence genomic window:
- the LOC139841140 gene encoding uncharacterized protein has product MTIDKRWTTIRHSFNPDFIIGLNAFIERCKNYLDSHGKCSCPCKHCGNTVFLKPKHIKDHIIKNGFEPSYTIWRHHGELPQPPEVHNTMDPLRNLLHDIQLEEVPNFEEEGPNDDETMNDMTATGLEDLIDSTQTELYPGSKLSLLEFLAKLTHIKVLNEWTITSFDQLLELLIQSHHLNNTIPKSFYETKKWMRKIGLGYQAIHACKNDYCLFYKEYQDLENCPICNESRWKDERIMGKKVPNKVLRYFPITPRLKRLYSSRYTAKDMTWHATGQCNEEGKMRHPVDGRAWKEIDKRYLDFTREHRNVRLGLAADGFNPFGNMNNPYNMWPVILTTYNTPSWICMKESSLMSTLLISGPKSPGKDVDVYLRPLVDELKILWSEGVVTHDSVTNTYFQMKSNAYLDHKRLSCP; this is encoded by the coding sequence ATGACGATTGATAAGAGGTGGACTACTATACGACATTCATTTAATCCTGACTTTATCATTGGTCTTAATGCATTTATTGAGAGGTGTAAAAACTATTTGGATTCGCACGGTAAGTGTAGTTGCCCATGTAAACATTGTGGTAATACGGTTTTTCTTAAACCTAAACATATAAAAGACCATATAATTAAAAATGGGTTTGAACCCTCTTATACTATTTGGCGACATCACGGTGAACTACCACAACCACCCGAAGTACACAACACAATGGACCCTCTAAGAAATTTATTGCACGATATTCAGTTAGAGGAAGTTCCTAATTTTGAGGAGGAAGGTCCGAATGATGATGAGACTATGAATGACATGACTGCAACTGGTCTTGAGGATTTAATTGACTCCACCCAAACCGAGCTATATCCCGGTAGCAAGTTGTCCTTATTAGAGTTTTTAGCCAAGTTAACACACATTAAGGTCTTGAACGAATGGACGATTACTTCATTCGACCAATTGTTAGAATTACTCATACAATCACATCACCTAAATAACACAATTCCGAAATCATTTTACGAAACTAAGAAGTGGATGAGAAAGATCGGTTTAGGGTATCAAGCGATACATGCTTGTAAGAATGATTATTGTTTGTTTTATAAAGAATACCAGGATTTGGAAAACTGTCCAATATGTAACGAGAGTAGATGGAAAGATGAACGCATAATGGGGAAAAAAGTTCCTAATAAAGTTTTGCGTTATTTTCCAATAACTCCAAGACTAAAACGTTTGTACAGTTCCAGATACACTGCAAAGGATATGACTTGGCATGCTACTGGGCAGTGCAACGAAGAGGGTAAGATGCGTCATCCGGTAGATGGTCGAGCTTGGAAAGAAATTGATAAAAGATATCTGGATTTTACACGTGAACACAGAAACGTTCGACTAGGGTTGGCTGCTGATGGTTTCAATCCATTCGGCAACATGAATAATCCTTACAACATGTGGCCAGTAATATTGACAACATACAACACGCCGTCGTGGATATGTATGAAAGAAAGTTCTCTCATGTCGACTCTATTAATTTCTGGTCCTAAATCACCTGGAAAAGATGTTGATGTTTACTTGAGGCCTTTAGTTGATGAACTGAAGATTTTATGGTCCGAAGGGGTTGTTACACATGACTCAGTTACAAACACGTATTTTCAAATGAAAAGCAATGCTTATTTGGACCATAAACGATTATCCTGCCCGTAG